The Peribacillus sp. FSL P2-0133 genome has a segment encoding these proteins:
- the cobA gene encoding uroporphyrinogen-III C-methyltransferase: MKKGKVYIVGAGPGDPDLITVKATKCLAEADVILYDRLVNRELLLYGKSEAEYIYCGKAPGKHCVSQEDIQKLLISKSIEGKTIVRLKGGDPFIFGRGGEEAEVLVKHGIQFDIVPGITSGIAAPAYAGIPVTHREWGSSFAIVTGHGVTGKPDNINWHHLAHGVDTIAIYMGIKNLPYICKQIRSCGKKAETAVAVIEQGTTGFQRTFTGTIDSIVAIVTREQVANPAMIVIGEVVNLSEKLSWFSEKTKDKEFA; this comes from the coding sequence ATGAAAAAAGGTAAGGTCTATATTGTTGGTGCTGGACCAGGTGATCCGGACTTAATTACTGTCAAGGCAACCAAATGCCTCGCGGAAGCGGATGTCATCTTGTATGATCGATTGGTTAATCGTGAATTGCTTTTATATGGTAAATCTGAAGCTGAATACATTTATTGCGGTAAAGCGCCTGGTAAACATTGTGTCTCTCAAGAGGACATTCAAAAATTGTTAATTAGTAAATCAATAGAAGGAAAAACGATCGTTCGTTTAAAAGGGGGAGATCCTTTCATCTTTGGACGAGGGGGCGAGGAAGCAGAAGTGCTAGTTAAGCACGGAATTCAGTTTGATATTGTTCCTGGAATCACATCCGGAATCGCTGCGCCAGCTTATGCTGGAATTCCCGTGACTCACAGGGAATGGGGGAGTTCCTTCGCAATTGTCACAGGACACGGCGTGACCGGCAAGCCTGATAACATCAACTGGCATCATTTGGCACATGGTGTTGATACCATTGCTATTTATATGGGTATTAAAAACCTGCCATATATCTGTAAACAAATACGTTCCTGCGGAAAGAAGGCTGAAACTGCTGTTGCTGTCATTGAACAAGGAACGACAGGTTTTCAACGAACTTTCACAGGAACAATCGATTCAATAGTGGCGATTGTTACAAGAGAGCAGGTTGCCAATCCCGCCATGATTGTAATAGGAGAAGTGGTGAATTTATCCGAGAAATTATCATGGTTTTCAGAGAAGACAAAAGATAAGGAGTTCGCTTAG
- a CDS encoding UDP-N-acetylmuramoyl-L-alanyl-D-glutamate--2,6-diaminopimelate ligase: MILKDILKEAINGEMPKDVENISITGVTDNSKEIKKGYLFVAVTGYKSDGHNYIKDAIRLGASAVIGNRDIKELEVPFLRVENSRKALGLIAKRFYGDPSNQKIMIGITGTNGKTTTSYMLQQILEENGVTCSVIGTIHHIINGNKVDSHNTTPGTMELNSLLAASQDMVVIMEVSSHGLAQYRLEGIEFDFCVFTNLYHDHLDFHGTMEDYFLAKLLLFEKLKPNGLAIINGDDFWGEKLQEYLREKNVSAFVFGKSNHCDLTITNYNTAINPFILLNENHDFVKIMLPIPGLHNLYNATAAYSVAKMFPISKEEILTSLKRFSGVPGRFEMYKKEFGPTIVIDYAHTADAIQHMLQTAKECGAKKIYHIFGFRGGRDTTKRAEMVKVSSEHSDVSILTMDDLNSEGIEVMESSLNKLQSDYSAVNGKVIPDRTLAIQEALQAGKEGDWIIITGKGIERYEQHFGLPTISDKETVLYLQNIDHGDFIGYFDQ, translated from the coding sequence ATGATCCTTAAAGACATATTGAAAGAAGCAATAAACGGGGAGATGCCGAAGGATGTTGAAAATATATCCATCACAGGTGTAACCGATAACTCTAAAGAAATTAAAAAGGGATACCTTTTTGTTGCCGTAACCGGATATAAGTCCGATGGCCATAATTACATTAAAGATGCAATTCGTTTAGGGGCATCGGCTGTGATTGGCAATCGCGATATTAAGGAATTGGAAGTTCCTTTTTTACGAGTGGAGAACAGCCGAAAAGCATTAGGGCTAATCGCCAAAAGGTTTTATGGAGATCCCAGCAATCAAAAAATAATGATAGGAATTACGGGCACAAATGGAAAAACCACAACTAGCTATATGCTTCAGCAAATATTAGAAGAGAATGGGGTAACCTGTTCCGTCATTGGAACGATACATCATATTATCAATGGAAACAAAGTCGATTCCCATAATACGACTCCAGGTACCATGGAACTGAATTCCTTGCTGGCAGCCAGTCAGGACATGGTTGTCATAATGGAAGTGTCTTCTCATGGATTAGCTCAATACCGTTTAGAAGGAATTGAATTTGATTTCTGTGTCTTCACGAATTTGTATCATGACCATCTCGACTTCCACGGTACGATGGAGGATTATTTTCTGGCAAAATTACTGCTTTTTGAAAAATTAAAACCAAATGGTCTTGCGATTATCAATGGGGATGATTTCTGGGGAGAAAAACTACAAGAATACTTACGGGAGAAGAATGTCAGTGCCTTTGTATTTGGAAAATCCAATCACTGTGATTTAACCATCACCAATTATAATACTGCAATAAACCCCTTTATTTTATTGAATGAGAATCATGACTTTGTGAAAATTATGTTACCTATACCTGGACTTCATAATTTATATAACGCAACAGCTGCATATTCCGTAGCGAAGATGTTTCCAATTTCAAAAGAGGAAATCCTCACTTCACTGAAACGATTTTCCGGTGTGCCAGGAAGATTTGAAATGTATAAGAAAGAATTTGGACCGACAATAGTCATCGATTATGCACACACTGCAGATGCCATTCAACATATGCTTCAAACTGCCAAAGAATGCGGGGCCAAAAAGATTTATCATATTTTTGGTTTCCGAGGTGGACGAGATACAACCAAAAGGGCTGAAATGGTTAAAGTATCATCGGAACATAGTGATGTTTCGATTTTGACGATGGATGATCTGAATTCGGAGGGAATAGAGGTGATGGAATCGTCACTAAATAAACTCCAAAGCGATTACTCTGCTGTAAATGGGAAGGTTATTCCAGATCGGACACTTGCTATACAGGAGGCGTTGCAAGCAGGAAAGGAAGGGGATTGGATTATCATTACAGGTAAAGGAATTGAGAGGTATGAACAACATTTCGGACTGCCTACTATTTCTGACAAAGAAACGGTACTATATCTGCAAAATATAGACCATGGGGATTTTATCGGTTATTTTGATCAATAG
- a CDS encoding nitrate/nitrite transporter: MKISELKKSGHAPSLLASFLYFDISFMIWVLLGALGVYITKDFGLSPAEKGLIVAIPILGGSFFRIVLGFLTDRIGPRKTAIGGMLVTMIPLFWGWLFGESLAELYLIGILLGVAGASFAAALPMASRWYPPHLQGLAMGIAGAGNSGTLFATLFGPRIAESLGWHNVMGLALIPLTVVFVIYILIAKDAPSQPPAKPLKEYFNVFKITDTWYFCILYSVTFGGFVGFTSFLSIFFVDEYGLTRIRAGEFVTLCVIAGSFFRPVGGFIADKIGGVKLLMFLFVGLTICMFGISFLYSLTVVTILLFIGMLFLGMGNGAVFQLVPQRFSKEIGFITGIVGAAGGVGGFLVPNILGTLKQITGTYATGFLVFSAVGIVALLILGLAQLSWKKTWVLGKNSVKI, from the coding sequence ATGAAAATATCTGAATTGAAAAAAAGCGGTCATGCTCCGTCATTATTAGCTTCATTCCTTTATTTTGATATCAGTTTTATGATTTGGGTATTATTAGGTGCACTGGGTGTCTATATTACAAAGGATTTCGGACTTTCCCCAGCTGAAAAAGGCTTGATTGTAGCTATTCCGATTTTGGGAGGCTCGTTTTTTAGAATCGTCCTTGGTTTTTTGACTGACCGCATCGGCCCGCGGAAAACAGCGATCGGCGGGATGCTTGTTACGATGATTCCGCTTTTTTGGGGATGGTTATTCGGAGAAAGTTTAGCCGAGCTCTATTTAATTGGGATTTTGCTCGGAGTGGCAGGTGCAAGTTTTGCTGCAGCACTTCCTATGGCCAGTCGCTGGTATCCCCCGCATTTGCAGGGTCTAGCGATGGGAATTGCGGGAGCCGGTAACAGCGGAACTCTTTTTGCGACATTGTTTGGACCGCGTATTGCAGAGTCTCTTGGCTGGCATAATGTTATGGGATTAGCTTTGATTCCTTTAACCGTCGTATTCGTCATTTATATTTTAATCGCAAAAGACGCACCATCTCAACCGCCTGCAAAACCGCTCAAGGAATATTTCAACGTATTTAAAATAACGGACACTTGGTATTTCTGTATTCTTTACAGTGTGACATTTGGGGGCTTTGTCGGGTTTACTAGCTTCTTAAGCATCTTTTTTGTTGATGAGTATGGGTTAACACGAATAAGGGCAGGGGAATTTGTTACATTATGTGTCATCGCCGGAAGTTTCTTTCGTCCTGTCGGAGGATTTATTGCCGATAAAATAGGTGGGGTTAAACTGCTTATGTTTTTATTCGTTGGACTCACAATATGTATGTTTGGGATTAGTTTTCTTTATTCTCTTACTGTCGTTACGATCCTACTGTTCATCGGAATGCTATTTCTCGGTATGGGCAACGGGGCTGTTTTTCAATTAGTTCCACAGCGATTCTCTAAAGAAATTGGTTTTATCACAGGAATTGTAGGAGCTGCCGGAGGTGTTGGCGGATTCTTGGTTCCAAACATACTAGGTACGTTAAAACAGATTACTGGGACATATGCTACTGGATTTTTAGTATTTTCCGCAGTTGGAATCGTGGCTTTGCTTATCCTGGGCCTAGCTCAGCTTTCATGGAAAAAAACATGGGTACTCGGAAAAAATTCAGTTAAGATCTAG
- the nirB gene encoding nitrite reductase large subunit NirB has translation MYKQKLVLVGNGMAGLRCVESIISKDPTAFEITIFGSEPHVNYNRILLSTVLQGNTSFEDLAINDRGWYTKNSIQLFTGETVVKIDKETRKIKTDKEREVYYDKLIIATGSIPFILPVTGVDKEGVIAFRTIEDCQKMIETSRKHKKAVVIGGGLLGLEAARGLLNLGMEVNVVHIADHLMERQLDSTASLLLQKELENQGMNFLLKKETQEIIGNERVERVRFKDGTEVEADLVVMAAGVRPNIQLAKDSGIDTNRAIIVNDYLETSIPNIYAVGECVEHHGIVYGLVKPLYEQGEVLAKHICEMKCTGYQGSVLSTQLKISGVELFSVGDFLGDETTKSITTFDELDGVYKKVVFQGRKIIGAVLYGDTNGSSRLLDMILKRQEVTSEEKHVLFQSPSTAEGLIASMANHEIICNCNAVSKGAIIEAVQNKGLTTVEQVKQCTKASGSCGGCKPAVTELLAYIQGNLSDQANEQTAMCSCTTLTEDEIVYKMQLQDLTSVQEAMDVLGWENTGGCSTCQPALNYYLGMIDPEYEIRHQTLFINEQKNATIQNDNRYSVIPQMYGGMTNAKDLRKIANVADKYDISQVAVTSEQRIHLMGVKKEDLPGVWADLDMPLSSKYGNTVQNVKTCIGEHVCSCDKKQSLLLAVDLEKRLEHVSTPYRIKMGISACMHNGAGSTTKDIGVMGIDRGWEIYVGGSSGRTVRAGELLCVAGTNEEAIEIIIGFIQYYRETANYLERTWQWIERVGLIHVREVLFDNELSQQLSQRLEMA, from the coding sequence ATGTATAAACAAAAACTGGTTTTAGTAGGGAACGGTATGGCGGGATTACGCTGCGTTGAGTCAATTATAAGTAAGGATCCGACTGCATTTGAGATTACTATTTTCGGTAGCGAACCACACGTTAACTATAACCGAATCTTATTGTCGACTGTGCTTCAAGGCAACACTTCGTTTGAAGATCTTGCGATAAATGATAGGGGCTGGTATACGAAGAATAGTATCCAATTGTTTACAGGGGAAACGGTTGTGAAAATCGATAAAGAGACTCGGAAGATAAAAACAGACAAAGAACGGGAAGTTTACTACGATAAGCTGATAATTGCCACGGGTTCTATCCCATTTATTCTTCCTGTTACCGGTGTTGATAAAGAAGGAGTCATTGCATTTCGGACGATTGAAGATTGCCAAAAGATGATTGAAACTTCGCGCAAGCATAAAAAAGCAGTCGTCATCGGAGGCGGTTTATTAGGTTTAGAAGCAGCGAGAGGGCTGTTAAACCTTGGTATGGAAGTGAATGTCGTTCATATTGCTGACCATTTAATGGAAAGACAGCTTGATTCAACGGCATCACTTTTGCTGCAAAAAGAGTTGGAAAACCAGGGAATGAACTTTCTTTTAAAAAAGGAAACACAGGAGATAATCGGTAACGAGCGTGTAGAGCGCGTCCGTTTTAAAGATGGAACGGAGGTGGAAGCAGATTTAGTCGTTATGGCTGCGGGAGTCAGACCGAATATTCAGTTGGCCAAAGACAGCGGAATTGATACAAATCGTGCCATTATTGTAAACGACTATTTAGAAACCAGCATCCCAAATATTTATGCGGTTGGTGAATGTGTTGAACATCACGGAATTGTTTATGGATTGGTTAAACCCCTATATGAACAAGGCGAAGTGCTGGCAAAGCATATTTGTGAGATGAAATGCACCGGATACCAAGGTTCGGTCCTTTCCACCCAGTTGAAAATATCAGGAGTTGAGTTATTCTCTGTTGGAGATTTCCTTGGTGATGAAACAACGAAATCAATCACAACTTTTGATGAATTAGATGGTGTTTATAAAAAGGTGGTTTTTCAAGGAAGAAAAATCATAGGTGCTGTTCTGTATGGAGATACAAACGGCAGTTCACGATTACTCGATATGATTTTAAAGCGGCAAGAAGTAACGTCAGAAGAAAAGCATGTACTGTTCCAATCACCTAGTACGGCTGAGGGATTAATCGCTTCTATGGCAAATCATGAAATCATTTGCAATTGTAATGCTGTTTCAAAGGGGGCAATCATTGAAGCGGTTCAAAATAAGGGATTAACAACCGTGGAACAAGTTAAACAATGCACAAAGGCTTCAGGTTCTTGCGGTGGATGTAAGCCCGCAGTGACCGAGCTTTTGGCATATATTCAAGGTAATCTTTCCGATCAGGCTAATGAACAAACTGCAATGTGTTCATGTACGACATTAACGGAAGATGAAATCGTGTATAAAATGCAGCTCCAAGATTTAACATCCGTCCAAGAAGCGATGGATGTTCTTGGATGGGAAAATACAGGAGGTTGTTCAACATGTCAGCCAGCCCTGAACTATTATTTAGGGATGATTGATCCAGAGTACGAGATCAGACATCAAACTCTTTTCATAAACGAACAAAAGAATGCAACAATTCAAAATGATAACCGATACTCTGTTATCCCGCAAATGTACGGCGGGATGACGAATGCGAAAGACTTGCGAAAAATTGCAAATGTTGCAGATAAATATGATATATCCCAGGTGGCGGTAACAAGTGAACAAAGGATTCATTTAATGGGTGTGAAAAAAGAAGATCTCCCAGGTGTGTGGGCTGATTTAGACATGCCGTTAAGTTCGAAATATGGTAACACCGTTCAAAACGTCAAAACATGTATCGGTGAACATGTTTGTTCTTGTGATAAAAAGCAATCCCTTTTACTTGCTGTAGATTTGGAAAAAAGATTGGAGCATGTATCAACACCTTACCGGATAAAGATGGGCATATCTGCTTGTATGCATAACGGTGCAGGATCAACAACGAAAGATATAGGTGTTATGGGCATTGACAGGGGCTGGGAAATATATGTGGGCGGAAGCAGCGGGCGTACTGTACGTGCCGGTGAACTGTTATGTGTAGCTGGAACAAATGAAGAAGCAATTGAAATCATCATCGGCTTTATTCAATATTATCGGGAAACGGCCAATTATTTAGAACGGACTTGGCAATGGATTGAGAGAGTGGGTTTAATTCATGTTAGAGAAGTATTGTTTGATAATGAACTTAGTCAGCAACTATCTCAACGACTGGAAATGGCTTAG
- a CDS encoding ribonuclease H-like YkuK family protein → MRQYPFHNIPFQNLQKKDMSFEEVFVHIVEFMKLNPSGDYRLMVGTDSQVHKKHTVFITGIVIRQVGNGVWGCIRKVMIPRRMLHLHERISQELSLTEEIVSLFTEERKNQLIDIVLPAVYQGATFTMEGHIDIGIGKRNKTSEFVKEMVARMESMGVEPKIKPNAFVASSYANRYTKQE, encoded by the coding sequence ATGAGGCAATATCCATTTCACAACATTCCATTTCAAAACCTTCAGAAAAAAGACATGTCATTTGAAGAGGTATTTGTTCATATTGTTGAGTTCATGAAATTAAATCCTTCCGGTGACTATCGATTAATGGTCGGTACCGATTCGCAAGTACATAAAAAACATACGGTTTTCATTACAGGCATCGTGATACGGCAGGTCGGAAATGGTGTATGGGGTTGTATAAGAAAAGTGATGATTCCTAGAAGGATGCTGCATTTACATGAACGAATTTCCCAAGAATTGTCGTTAACAGAGGAGATCGTATCACTGTTTACGGAAGAAAGAAAAAATCAGTTAATCGATATTGTACTGCCTGCCGTATATCAAGGGGCAACGTTCACAATGGAAGGGCACATTGATATCGGGATTGGGAAGCGGAACAAAACCAGTGAGTTTGTAAAAGAAATGGTAGCCAGGATGGAATCCATGGGCGTGGAACCGAAAATCAAACCCAATGCTTTCGTTGCTTCAAGTTATGCCAACCGGTATACAAAGCAAGAGTAA
- a CDS encoding nitrate reductase: MTELLLKYFRTKQQEVQSEKRYDTQCPFCSMQCKMQLLEQKIVTRKKYMTIGKDNPTSEGRLCIKGMNAHQHALHKDRIKYPLFKKNGEFVRITWEEALNHIKENFTKIQAEDGVNALSVYGSASISNEEAYLLGKFARAALKTKYIDYNGRLCMSAAASAASQTFGMDRGLTNSLSEVPFTKCIILAGTNIAECQPTIMPYFEKAKQNGAYIIAVDPRETTTTKMADLHLKVKPGMDAALANGLLKVIIEEDFIDEAFIRERSNGYNEVKEYVTSLQLEEIAEMTGVPSDQIQKAAVMFGKEESGMIFTARGVEQQTDGSAAVRNFLNILIVTGKIGKVNSGYGAITGQGNGQGAREHGQKADQLPGYRMIENEKHRLHIARIWGIDEADLPRKGVSAYEMIEKINEGEITGMFLMCSNPIVSNPNANFVKKALEKLKFLVAVDMFVSETARMADLILPTSSYLEDEGTMTNLEGRVTLREASFSLPGEVKHDWQIICDIAKALGKGEYFPFQSANEIFEELRVASRGGTADYYGITYDRLRKEGGILWPCPTIDHKGTKRLFETSFAHPDGKAAMVVVNNVPLVPKEQPCTDFPLYLTTGRIMSHYLTGVQTRKSSSLSARNFESYMEIHPETAKKYHIPDNTLVKIESRRGSIVVRSKWSATIRHDTIFVPFHWADSQNVNRLVSKELDPACKMPGFKVSAVKVHPIVELTSN, translated from the coding sequence TTGACCGAATTATTATTAAAGTATTTCCGAACGAAGCAACAAGAGGTCCAATCAGAGAAACGCTATGATACACAATGTCCATTTTGCAGCATGCAATGTAAGATGCAGCTGTTGGAACAAAAAATAGTGACAAGAAAAAAGTATATGACGATTGGAAAAGATAATCCAACCTCAGAGGGGCGCTTATGTATTAAAGGAATGAATGCACACCAACATGCTCTGCATAAAGATCGAATTAAATACCCATTATTTAAAAAAAATGGTGAATTTGTTCGAATAACATGGGAGGAAGCATTAAACCACATTAAGGAGAATTTCACTAAGATTCAAGCAGAAGATGGTGTAAATGCATTATCTGTTTATGGGAGTGCATCCATTTCAAATGAAGAAGCATATTTGCTTGGGAAATTTGCCAGAGCAGCTTTAAAAACAAAATATATAGATTATAATGGCCGTTTGTGCATGTCCGCAGCTGCTTCGGCAGCAAGCCAAACGTTTGGCATGGACAGAGGCCTAACCAACAGCTTATCAGAGGTTCCGTTCACAAAGTGCATTATCTTGGCAGGCACGAATATTGCGGAATGTCAGCCGACAATCATGCCGTACTTTGAGAAAGCGAAACAAAATGGTGCATATATCATTGCTGTAGATCCACGAGAAACAACAACAACGAAAATGGCCGACTTGCATCTAAAAGTAAAACCAGGGATGGATGCCGCCTTGGCAAACGGATTATTGAAAGTGATCATTGAAGAGGATTTTATTGATGAAGCATTTATCCGGGAACGTTCAAATGGCTATAACGAAGTTAAAGAGTATGTTACATCTTTACAGTTAGAGGAAATTGCCGAAATGACAGGGGTTCCTAGCGACCAAATTCAAAAAGCGGCTGTCATGTTCGGGAAAGAAGAATCAGGAATGATTTTTACAGCAAGGGGCGTTGAGCAGCAAACTGATGGTTCAGCCGCCGTTCGTAATTTTCTTAATATTCTTATTGTTACAGGGAAAATCGGAAAAGTGAATTCGGGCTATGGAGCTATTACTGGACAGGGGAATGGGCAGGGAGCAAGAGAGCATGGCCAAAAGGCAGACCAGCTACCGGGATATCGCATGATTGAAAATGAGAAACACAGATTACATATTGCAAGAATATGGGGAATCGATGAGGCTGATTTGCCACGTAAAGGTGTCTCAGCATACGAAATGATAGAGAAGATAAATGAAGGTGAAATTACCGGCATGTTTTTAATGTGTTCCAACCCAATTGTTTCAAATCCAAATGCTAACTTTGTCAAAAAGGCTTTGGAAAAATTAAAGTTTCTTGTCGCAGTGGATATGTTCGTTTCTGAAACTGCTAGAATGGCTGATTTGATTTTACCTACTTCGTCTTATTTAGAGGATGAAGGAACGATGACAAATTTAGAAGGACGGGTAACGTTGCGGGAAGCAAGTTTTTCGTTGCCTGGGGAAGTGAAGCATGATTGGCAAATCATTTGTGATATAGCAAAAGCTCTGGGAAAAGGGGAGTATTTTCCCTTTCAATCTGCAAATGAGATTTTCGAAGAATTAAGAGTGGCAAGCCGCGGGGGAACCGCTGATTATTATGGTATAACGTATGATCGATTAAGAAAAGAAGGAGGCATTTTGTGGCCATGCCCAACAATTGACCATAAAGGGACAAAAAGGTTATTCGAAACGTCTTTTGCCCACCCGGATGGAAAGGCGGCAATGGTTGTGGTTAATAATGTGCCTCTTGTTCCAAAAGAACAGCCATGTACGGATTTCCCACTTTATTTAACAACAGGAAGAATCATGTCACATTATTTAACAGGAGTACAAACGAGAAAAAGCTCATCATTATCCGCTAGAAATTTTGAATCATATATGGAAATCCATCCGGAAACAGCCAAGAAATATCATATTCCAGACAATACTTTGGTGAAAATTGAATCAAGGCGCGGAAGTATTGTTGTAAGAAGCAAATGGTCAGCAACCATTCGCCATGATACTATATTCGTTCCTTTTCATTGGGCAGACTCACAAAATGTCAATCGTCTCGTTTCAAAGGAATTAGATCCCGCATGCAAAATGCCTGGCTTTAAAGTCAGTGCTGTAAAAGTACATCCTATAGTAGAGTTAACGTCTAATTAA
- a CDS encoding MerR family transcriptional regulator — protein sequence MVLQKESYIDRKVISIGVVRELTGLSDRQIRYYEERKLVFPERSKGGNRKYSFSDVKALVEIADKIEDGVQTNEIRQEKLKENRKIEQEKMRKKMLQGQLNAHFGLRN from the coding sequence ATCGTCCTGCAAAAAGAATCTTATATTGACAGAAAAGTAATATCCATCGGAGTGGTCAGAGAATTAACCGGACTATCAGATAGACAAATTCGGTATTATGAAGAAAGAAAACTCGTTTTCCCCGAAAGGTCTAAGGGTGGTAACCGTAAATACTCTTTTTCCGACGTCAAGGCACTAGTGGAAATCGCTGATAAAATAGAGGATGGAGTGCAAACCAATGAAATTAGACAGGAAAAATTAAAAGAGAACAGAAAAATTGAACAGGAAAAAATGCGAAAAAAAATGCTGCAGGGCCAATTAAATGCTCACTTTGGCCTACGTAATTGA
- a CDS encoding MFS transporter, producing the protein MGENTSVTLSNKEPNLFKNRVFRAIIFSGLFLQIGIWVRNFAVLLFVMEKTNGDAFAISMISVAEFAPIFIFSFIGGTFADRWSPKKTMVWCDILSAISVFAVLISLIFGSWKMVFFATLISAILSQFSQPSGMKLFKMHLPESQIQTGMSVYQTVFAVFMVLGPILGTFAFQSFGINISIAITGLAFLLSAGALAFLPKDRKLNEETAKTTIWQEMKSGVRYVLRKKELSLLGLCFLAAGLGLGFIQPLSIFLVTEQLELPKENLQWLFMVNGFGMILGGAGVMIFAKKVAPQRLLALGMLVNAIGLAVMGLSTNLWITLTAEFFNGLMLPCIQIGINTLILQRTEGEFIGRVNGILSPLFTGSMVLTMSAAGVLKEQFSLVAIFETAAFFFILGMFFILPLYNQKAETKPLEIQS; encoded by the coding sequence TTGGGGGAAAACACATCAGTAACATTGAGTAATAAGGAACCTAACTTATTTAAAAATCGGGTATTCCGGGCCATTATCTTTTCAGGCTTGTTTTTACAAATAGGGATATGGGTACGGAATTTTGCAGTTTTGCTATTCGTCATGGAAAAGACAAACGGGGATGCCTTTGCCATTTCCATGATATCAGTAGCGGAATTCGCGCCCATTTTTATTTTTTCATTTATTGGAGGGACGTTTGCTGACCGCTGGAGTCCGAAAAAAACGATGGTTTGGTGTGATATATTAAGTGCAATATCCGTATTTGCTGTGCTTATCTCGCTTATCTTCGGCAGTTGGAAAATGGTATTCTTCGCTACTTTGATTTCGGCGATACTTTCCCAGTTTTCTCAGCCATCAGGCATGAAGCTATTTAAGATGCATTTGCCAGAAAGTCAAATTCAGACGGGGATGTCTGTTTATCAGACCGTCTTTGCAGTATTTATGGTTTTAGGTCCGATTCTCGGTACATTCGCCTTCCAATCATTCGGGATAAACATTTCGATTGCGATTACTGGCCTGGCGTTTTTACTTTCAGCTGGTGCACTCGCCTTTCTTCCAAAAGATCGTAAACTGAATGAAGAGACCGCAAAAACAACGATATGGCAGGAAATGAAAAGCGGAGTGAGGTATGTGTTGCGAAAAAAGGAACTAAGTTTGCTTGGTTTATGTTTTCTGGCAGCCGGGCTCGGACTTGGTTTCATTCAGCCGCTCTCTATATTCCTTGTTACAGAACAACTGGAACTGCCCAAGGAAAATCTGCAATGGTTATTTATGGTGAATGGGTTTGGCATGATTTTAGGTGGAGCCGGTGTGATGATTTTTGCCAAAAAGGTGGCACCTCAAAGATTATTAGCTTTAGGAATGCTTGTGAATGCCATCGGATTAGCGGTAATGGGGCTTTCAACAAATCTTTGGATTACACTTACAGCCGAGTTCTTTAATGGGCTAATGCTGCCTTGTATTCAAATCGGGATCAATACATTGATATTACAGAGGACCGAAGGTGAGTTCATCGGAAGGGTCAATGGAATCTTAAGCCCGTTATTCACTGGATCGATGGTGTTGACCATGAGTGCAGCAGGCGTACTGAAAGAGCAATTTTCACTCGTCGCCATATTTGAAACAGCCGCTTTCTTTTTTATTCTAGGGATGTTTTTCATTTTGCCATTGTACAATCAAAAGGCCGAAACAAAACCCCTGGAAATTCAATCGTAA